One Onychomys torridus chromosome 17, mOncTor1.1, whole genome shotgun sequence genomic window carries:
- the LOC118569165 gene encoding neutrophil antibiotic peptide NP-2-like: MRTLTLFIALLMALQTKAEPLQERAEEVLDQEQLGEDMSISFGGDMSISFGGDESSALQEADVRSGLTCYCRLRGCGFRERLIGFCRYQNVIYRLCCSR; encoded by the exons ATGAGGACACTCACTCTATTCATTGCCCTTCTGATGGCCCTCCAGACTAAGGCAGAACCTCTCCAAGAAAGAGCTGAGGAGGTTCTAGACCAGGAGCAGCTGGGAGAGGATATGTCCATATCCTTTGGAGGGGATATGTCCATATCCTTTGGAGGGGATGAAAGCAGTGCTCTTCAagaggcag ATGTGAGGTCAGGCTTGACCTGCTATTGCAGAttaagaggctgtggatttagAGAACGCCTCATTGGGTTCTGCAGGTACCAGAATGTCATCTACCGACTCTGCTGCTCCAGATGA
- the LOC118569089 gene encoding alpha-defensin 23-like, producing the protein MKTLVLLSALVLLVYLEQADSLPEGTEETKNEDQPGVEDQDVSISFGGPEGSALQDAASRRVLTCFCRRSCKFFERVNGICRQGSKRSRFCCR; encoded by the exons ATGAAGACACTTGTCCTCCTCTCTGCCCTTGTCCTGCTGGTCTACCTGGAGCAGGCTGATTCTCTCCCTGAAGGAACTGAGGAGACTAAAAATGAGGATCAGCCAGGGGTAGAGGACCAGGATGTGTCCATCTCCTTTGGAGGCCCAGAAGGCTCTGCTCTTCAAGATGCAG CCAGCAGAAGAGTGTTGACTTGCTTCTGTAGAAGATCCTGCAAATTTTTTGAACGTGTCAATGGGATCTGCAGGCAAGGGTCCAAACGCTCCAGATTCTGCTGCCGCTGA